The genome window ACGTGCTGTGGAACGCCCACGCCGGGAAGCTGTGGTCGCTGTTCACCAAGTACCTTCGCCGCCACCTCGCGGTGGCCGCCGGTATCCGGGTGGCCGAGATCAAGGATCACTTCCGGCTGTCGTTCGCCAAGGTCGCCGAGTACCAGCGGCGCGGCACGATCCACTTCCACGCCGTGGTTCGCCTCGACGGCCCGGACGGACCCGACGACGCCACCCCCGCGTGGGGCTCCGTCGAGCTGCTGACCGAGGCGATCCACTCCGCGCATGCGGCGGTGTCGGTGACCTCTCCTGAGATCGACGGCCAGGCCCGTGAACTGGGCTGGGGTGAGCAGGTCGACGTTCGCCCCATTCGGCCGGCCTCTGCCACCGAGGTGGAGGACGAGCACGGTGCGATCAGCGATGACCGGATCGCCTCCTACGTGGCCAAGTACGCCACCAAAGGCACCGGCAAGAGTGACGCCACCGACCGCCCGATCCGCTCCCAAGGCCACATCGACCGCCTGGCCGTGACCGAGCACCACCGCCGGATCATCCAGACCGCCTGGGACCTCGGCGCCCCCGTCATCTGCCCCGAGTGCCACCCCGACGGCGAACACCAGCCCGACGGGTGCGGCTGCGAGGCCGTGGGGCACTGCGAGACCTGTCAGGGCGGCGGCTGGGCCACCCGCACCGCCGTACTCCACCGCCACGACCCCGACGCGGCAGCACGCGGCAAGCCGGACCCGATCGACGAACTGAAGCTCCGGCACTGGGCACACATGCTCGCCTTCCGAGGCCACTTCCTGTCCAAGTCCCGCGCCTACTCCACCACCTTCAAGCGCATCCGCGGCGACCGCCAGACCTGGCGCCACGAACACGCACTCGCCGAGGCCGGCATCACCGACGAAGAGACCGTGACCGTGATCAACCACTGGGACATGGTCCGCGTCGGCCACGACACCGACGACGCCCGCGAACTCGCCGAAGCCATCGCCGAACGCACCCGCCAAACACGCAAACACCGCTACTCAACCGAAAGGAAAGACTGACCATGATCCGCAACCTCTGGGGGCCACAGGACGTCGCCGCCTACCTCGGCGTCCCGGTCGGCACCGTCTACCAGTGGCGGAGTCGTGGCGGCGGCCCGCCAGGGCACCGGGTTGGCAAGTATGTCCGGTACAAGCCCGCTGATGTCGAGGAGTGGTTCGAGTCCCAGCCAGAGGCGGTGGTCTGATGCCTCGTCCACCTCTCCCGATCGGGACTCACGGCAAGATCAGGACGGCCCGCACCGCGGCGGGCTGGCAAGCGGTCACGATGTTTCGGGACTCCGACGGCGTCACCCGGAAGGTTGAACGGAACGGTCGGACCGCCGCGGCTGCCGAGAGGGCGCTCAAGGCAGCGCTTGCCGAGCGCAGGAGCGCTCAGCACGGAGGCAAGATCAAACCGGAAGCGCGGTTTCGCGAAGTGGCTGAGCAGTGGCTCAGCTCGGTCGAGCGCGACGTGAACGCCGGTGATCGGTCACCGACCACGCTGGATCAGTACCGGAGCAATCTGAAGCGGCATGTGATGCCGGCACTTGGTGAGCTGCGTGTCGGCTATGAGGTGACGGTTCCGGCCGTTGAAGCGTTCTTGCAGAAGCTGCGGACGACCAAGAGCGTGGCCATGGCCAAGACCGCCCGGTCCATCGTCTCCGGGGTGATGGGCTATGCCGTGCGTCACGGTGCGCTGGCGTCGAACCCGACCCGGGAGGCGGCTCGCCTTGGAGGTCGGCGGCGGAAGAAGCCGCGGGCTCTGACCCGGGAAGAACGCGTTCGGTGGATCGCGCAGCTGGAGGACGACGAGAAGGCCGCGCGGTGGGACCTCCCAGACCTGTCGCGGTTCATGCTGGCCACGGGCGTCCGAATCGGTGAAGCGCTCGCTGTGTACTGGGAGGACGTGGACTTTGAGAACGGTACGGTCTCGGTAGACCACACCGTTGTCAGGGTCAAAGGCAAGGGGCTGATCCGCAAGTCCACGAAGTCCGAGCATGGCGATCGGACCATCCCGCTGACCTCGTGGGCTCTGGACATGCTCAAGCGGCGCTACGCTGCGGCCGACAGCCCCGACGAGCCGGCATTCCCGGACAGCCTCGGCGGCCTGCGCGACCCGTCGAACGTGCGTCGGGTCCTTCGGGAGACGCGCGGGAGCGAGGGCTTCGCCTGGGTCACCTCGCACGTGTTCCGCAAGACCGCCGCGACCATCCTCGATGAGGCGGGGCTCACTGCACGGTTGATCGCTGATCTGCTCGGGCATTCACGACCGTCGCTGACCCAGGATGTGTATATGGAGCGGGCAGTGGTCAGCCCGACGACGGCAGTAGCGTTGGAGGAGGCTCTCACCGACGACCCCCGCTCGGACGGTTAGCCGCCGACCTCCACGGACGACCTCTCGTCGTTTTTGGAGGGTTAATGGCGGGCCGGAGGCGGCATGACTCGGCCACACCCGGCCTGACCTGGGGTTTTGGTGGGGCGCCAGGGGATCGAACCCTGAACCCGCGGATTAAAAGTCCGCTGCTCTGCCAGTTGAGCTAACGCCCCGTATGCCTAGATTACAAGGCCGGATTGATCTCGTGGCCGAGTGGGCGGAAGTTCCCGGCGGGCGGGCCCGCGGTGGCTCGCCGGGTGGCGCCGAGCCACCGCCGACCGATCATCCACTGTGGACAGGAGGGCGCCCGGAGCGCGCTGTGGGCATGGGAAACCAGGGGCTCAACGGCTGGTGACGCTCTCGGCGGGCCGCTGGTCGGGCTCGGGTGCGGTCACGAGCTTGGTGCGGCTTACCCGCTCGTGCCAGCCCAGCGCCGCGACGATCGCGACCACCGCGGTGAAGCCGGCCCACTGCGTCGCCGTCAGCTCCGCTCCGAGGACGCCGACGCCGACGATCGCCGCCGTGGCCGGGAACGACAGCTCGGCCAGGGTCGCCCGCGCCGCCGGGGTGGTGCGCAGCCCGGTGTAGTACAGCCAGAGCGCGAGTAGGCCGGGCACCAGCGCGAGCAGGACCAGGCCCGGGGCGTTCTCCCAGCCGACGGCCACCGGGTCGCCGCGCAGCAGCAGGATCAGCGCCGCCGAGGGCAGCCCGATCGCGAACCGCAGCGTCGTGACGTCCCGGGCTGGCACGACCCTGCTGACCATGCGCCCCAGCACGGTCCCCGCCGCCCACAGCACCGCCGCGCCGAGCGCGAGCAGCACGGGCCGAAGCTGGGAGACCTGGATGCCCAGCGGGTCGGGGAAGGCGAGCAGCCACGCGCCTGCCAGCGCGGGCAGGGCGAAGGCGAGGTAGCGCCCGCGGATCCGCTCGCGCAGCAGAGCCAGCGAAGCGACGGCCGCGAAGATCGGTTGCAGCTTCTGCAACACCAGCGGCGTAACCGGGTCGCCGGCCTTGAAGGCGGCGGTGAACAGCGCGGTGGCCAGGGCGGACGAGCCCGCGCCGATCACCACGACCGCGATCCGCTCCCGGACGCCGCAAGCCCTGAACGCCCGCCACGCCCGCGGCAGGAACGGCGCCAGCAACAGCACGATGATCACGTGCTCCCAGAACACGACGCTGGCCGAAGGCAGGCTGGTGGCCAGCGGCTTGCGGAACAACGCGTCGGTGCCCCACATCGCGGTGGCGACTGCTACCAGCCACGTCCGGTCCCGACCGGCGCTCCCCTGCGCGGAAACCATGCCGCCAACCTAGTGCGCGGTGCGAACGGGCAGGTGCGCGATCCCTCTCCGTGGGAAGCGGCCGCCCAGTAGGACCGACGACCGGTGCCGAGCGCTTCCGTTACGGGCAGAATCGGTCTGGTTCCAGTCAGTGACCAGAAGGGGACAGTGAACGAAATGCTCCACCGAACCCGAGCGCTCGGCTCGCTCGTCGGACTGTGCGCCACAAGCGCGCTGCTCGTGGGCTGCGGCAGCGCGGAGAACACGCAGCCTCCGCCCGCCGGACAACCCAGCCCGCAGGCGTCCGCGCCGATCGAGACCACCGGCACCTACGAGCCCTATCGGCCGGGTGCGGCGGCGGTCACCTACGACCAGGTGCAGGTCCCGCCCGGCGCGACCGCGAAGATCAGCTCGCAGCGGATCGGCGACGGCCAGACCGAGATCAAGGTCGCGCTCACCGGCCTGCAGCCGAACCGGACCTACGGCGCGCACGTGCACACCAAGCCCTGCGGGCCGACCGGCGAGGACGCCGGGCCGCACTTCCAGCAGAACCTCGACCCGGTCAAACCGTCGGTCGACCCCGCATACGCCAACCCGCAGAACGAGGTCTGGCTGGACCTCCACACCGACGCCCAGGGCAACGCGAACCCGAGCGCCAAGGGCAACTGGCAGTTCGCGAACCGCAACGACGCGAACTCGTTCGTCATCCACGAGACGCACACGCACACCGAACCGGGCAAGGCCGGTACCGCCGGCGCACGCCTGGCCTGCGTCACC of Saccharopolyspora erythraea contains these proteins:
- a CDS encoding replication initiator is translated as MPLSALLTPADYQQQRASDGIARHVQASGYQQWRADVESTGGCTHPIRMTGHWALTDAATGAVLPRSDGRPSERHGQILVPCGNRRESVCVACSDRYAADAFHLLRAGLNGGTKDVPVTVADKPRVFLTLTAPSFGPVHNRRTSVRGKALPCSCGSYHHPADPRLGQPTDPEGYDYTGHVLWNAHAGKLWSLFTKYLRRHLAVAAGIRVAEIKDHFRLSFAKVAEYQRRGTIHFHAVVRLDGPDGPDDATPAWGSVELLTEAIHSAHAAVSVTSPEIDGQARELGWGEQVDVRPIRPASATEVEDEHGAISDDRIASYVAKYATKGTGKSDATDRPIRSQGHIDRLAVTEHHRRIIQTAWDLGAPVICPECHPDGEHQPDGCGCEAVGHCETCQGGGWATRTAVLHRHDPDAAARGKPDPIDELKLRHWAHMLAFRGHFLSKSRAYSTTFKRIRGDRQTWRHEHALAEAGITDEETVTVINHWDMVRVGHDTDDARELAEAIAERTRQTRKHRYSTERKD
- a CDS encoding helix-turn-helix domain-containing protein, whose protein sequence is MIRNLWGPQDVAAYLGVPVGTVYQWRSRGGGPPGHRVGKYVRYKPADVEEWFESQPEAVV
- a CDS encoding tyrosine-type recombinase/integrase, which encodes MFRDSDGVTRKVERNGRTAAAAERALKAALAERRSAQHGGKIKPEARFREVAEQWLSSVERDVNAGDRSPTTLDQYRSNLKRHVMPALGELRVGYEVTVPAVEAFLQKLRTTKSVAMAKTARSIVSGVMGYAVRHGALASNPTREAARLGGRRRKKPRALTREERVRWIAQLEDDEKAARWDLPDLSRFMLATGVRIGEALAVYWEDVDFENGTVSVDHTVVRVKGKGLIRKSTKSEHGDRTIPLTSWALDMLKRRYAAADSPDEPAFPDSLGGLRDPSNVRRVLRETRGSEGFAWVTSHVFRKTAATILDEAGLTARLIADLLGHSRPSLTQDVYMERAVVSPTTAVALEEALTDDPRSDG
- a CDS encoding DMT family transporter, which translates into the protein MVSAQGSAGRDRTWLVAVATAMWGTDALFRKPLATSLPSASVVFWEHVIIVLLLAPFLPRAWRAFRACGVRERIAVVVIGAGSSALATALFTAAFKAGDPVTPLVLQKLQPIFAAVASLALLRERIRGRYLAFALPALAGAWLLAFPDPLGIQVSQLRPVLLALGAAVLWAAGTVLGRMVSRVVPARDVTTLRFAIGLPSAALILLLRGDPVAVGWENAPGLVLLALVPGLLALWLYYTGLRTTPAARATLAELSFPATAAIVGVGVLGAELTATQWAGFTAVVAIVAALGWHERVSRTKLVTAPEPDQRPAESVTSR
- a CDS encoding superoxide dismutase family protein is translated as MLHRTRALGSLVGLCATSALLVGCGSAENTQPPPAGQPSPQASAPIETTGTYEPYRPGAAAVTYDQVQVPPGATAKISSQRIGDGQTEIKVALTGLQPNRTYGAHVHTKPCGPTGEDAGPHFQQNLDPVKPSVDPAYANPQNEVWLDLHTDAQGNANPSAKGNWQFANRNDANSFVIHETHTHTEPGKAGTAGARLACVTAKF